GCTTTGAAGAAAGTTACGGCTACAACGTCGAAAACGCCGTCCGTGACAAAGACGGCGTGTCCGCTGCGGCAATGTGTGCGGAAATGACGCTGTATTGGCGTTCTCAGGGAAAATCCCTGCTTCAGCGGCTCGAAGAATTATACGTAAAATACGGATATTTTGAAGACCGCTCCATTTCGCAGAATTTTCCCGGCGCGTCCGGCGGTCAAACGATGAAAAACATTATGGCAAAACTGCGTTCCGAAGGACTTACGTCGCTCGGCGGCACGAAAGTCGTTTCGATCCGCGACGTCGGCACGAGCGTCACGTACGATCCGGCAGCCCCGGCGCACAAAACGGCGATCGCGCTGCCGAAAAGCAACGTTCTCCAGTTTTTCCTTGAAGACGGAACTATCGTAAGCGCCCGTCCGTCCGGAACGGAACCCAAGATCAAGTTTTATATCAACTGTACGGTTCCTGTCAGCGGTGCGAATTTGAACGCAGCGAAGATAACCGCAGACGCGCAGTGCAACGCGATTGCGGCTGAAATAAAAACGGTGCTTGATGCAGCAAAGTAATATCATTTCTGACTGCGGAAAATTGTCCCGGCTGTTTGCAGACGGGACGGTTTTTACCGCGTTCGACACGGAAACCACCGGTTTGAAGCCGGAATACGAACGGCTTATAGAAATAGGCGCCATCCGTTTTGACAAAAACGGCATCATCGCCCGGTACGACATTCTGATAAATCCGGGAAAACCGATACCGCCGGGAGCGAGCGCAATCAACAACATTACGGACGATATGGTCAGAAACTGTCCGCTCATAGAATCGGTTCTGCCCGATTTTCTGACGTTCGTGAGAGATTCCGTTCTGGTCGCACACAACGCGGGATTCGATTTGAGTTTCGTAAACAAGGAACTTGAACGCAGCGGCTTCAATCCGCTCAAAAACAACGCCGCGGACACGGTGCACCTTGCCCGCAGCAGATTTCCGCAGCTGCCGAATCATAAACTGCAATCGCTCGCGGCGTATTTCGGTATCGACGTACGGAACGCGCACCGTGCCGAAGACGATGCGCGCGTCTGTATGGAAGTGTTTCTGCGCTGTCTCAACGCCGGCTGAAACCGGCACGCCGGACGTTACCGGTAATCGTTAAAGGCTATCAGTTCTTCCCGCTCGCGCAGTTTTTTCAGCGTTTTTTCCTGAATTTGGCGGACGCGCTCTCTGGTAATACCGAGAACGTTGCCCGTTTCGGTCAGCGTCCGCGGCGCTTTTCCGTCGAGACCGTAGCGAAGTCTGATTATGGACATTTCCCGTTCGGACAGCTGATTCAAAACCAAGTTCACCGTATCGGTGAGCGCCGCGGCAAAAACGCGTTCAATCGGAGCTTCCCCGTTTTCGTCGGTCAGCAAATCTCCCAAGCGCGTGGAGTTATCGTCGTCGACGTTCGTTTCGAGACTCGACATCTCCTGCGAAAGCCGTATGTAATCTTCAACCTTTTCGTTCGTAACGCACAGAAACCGCGCCAGTTCGGCAGTCGTCGGTTCGCGGCCGTATTCCTGCGTCAGCAGTTTCGCCATAAAAAAACATTTGTTGATCGTGTTCAGCATATGGACGGGAACCCTGATAACGCGTCCCTTATCGGCAAGACTTTTGATAATAGCCTGCCGGATCCACCAAATACCGTAGGTGGAAAAACGGCAATTACGCGCCGGTTCAAAACGGTCGACGGCTTCAATCAGCCCGATGTTGCCTTCGTCTATCAGATCGAGCAGGCCAAGCCCCCGATGCTGATATCGTTTTGCAATGGAAACCACCAAACGTAAATTTGCCTGAATCATCTTATTTTTCAGAACGAGCAAATCCCGTTCCAGCCGGTCGATTTCTTCATACGCCGGAGAATTTTCGGCCGGTTCAAGCAAACCCGATTTCAGCTGGCGTATACGCGATTTATGCTCCTGAATCGCAGCGGCAGTCGCCTGCTCTTCCTGTACGGAAAGTAATTTATACCGTGAAATCTGTTTCAAATATAAAGAAAGCGGATCCGGATCGACAACGGTCCGGCCCATACCATCCAAAGCTCCGCTTGTTTGCAGCGGCTTTCGTACCCTGAGACTTGCAATCTGCCGTGTAGTCATCTGTATTATCTCCCTAACTGCACATGATACCCGAGAAAGATAAATACTTCAAACATAAACGATATTTTTTATAAAAATTTACCGTTTTTTAACGGAAAATTCATAAACGGACTTGAATTTATCCACGGGGAGCTTTTGCAGGATCTATCGGCTGCCCGTTCTGAAACACCATGAACGTGAGCTGCGGCTTGCCGCTCAGTGCGTCTACGCCGACCGTGCCCAATTCGTCGCCGAACGTTACGTAATCGCTCTTGCGCACGGAAAGCGAACTCAGGCCGGTATACACGTACACATGGCCCGTCTGAGACTGGACGAACACGACTTTGCCGAATCCGCGGTACATGCCGCTGAACATGACTGAACCGGAACGGACTGCGGTAACTTTTTCATTGCTTGCGGCGGAAAGCTGTACGCCCGAAATTTTCCCCGTAACGTACGCGACCTCGGGATTGCTGACCGGCCAGACGAGCGAAGAGTCGCCCTTTTTCCCCGAATACGAACGGGGATCGGACAATTCGAGCGCCGGTACCGGAAGAGACGGCGGCAGCGATTCCGCCGGCACCGGAATTTTCACTATCTGACCGACTTTGAGCGTATCGGATGCGCTCAGACCGTTCAATTCCAGCAAATCGTCCACGGAAATACCGTTTTTACGCGCGATGCCGTAAAACGTGTCTCCTTTCTGCACCGTGTACGGCTCTGCAGCCGGCTCGGCACCGATCGGGTTTGCAGCGGCGGAACGGGACGGCGCGGTTGCGCCGGCTTCATCCGGAATGATCAGTTTCTGACCCGCTTTCAGCAATTCGGTCTGTTTTATGTTATTGGCTGCACACAATTCGGCAACGCTGACGCGATACGTTCTGCTTATGGAATACAGCGTTTCGCCTTTCGCAACGGTATGGGAGGTTGCGCCGAACGTGCGGGCGGAAAAAAGACAAATAAAAATTACGATACAACGCAGCAATTTATTCATACTATTTAAACATCGGTATACGCGTTCGCAAGGTTTATAAGAATTCGGCAAAAAAAGCGGCAACATCGACGCCGCTGACCGGATTTCCGACTTGATACAGTTTCAAAAGATTGCTGCGGCCGTCGCGCAGATGGCTCGACGTGGTTCCGTGCGCGATCGAACTGTCGGCTTCAAGAAAAGCCGCAATATGATCGGCGACGCGGACGAGTTTGCCGTCAACCGGCAAAAACTCCGGCGAATTATACAGCGTGTTCAAATCTTCAAAAGAGACGAACTGCGTACTGCCGACCGGCATACCCGTTATGGCCGGCGGCAAATCGGCGGCGAACAGCGTGTCCGCGCGCGGAACGCAAATACGGTTTGCAAACTCGTCGCTCGTAAAATACAGCAATTCGTCTTTAAAAAACGGATCCATAAGCGGCTCGAGTTCTTTTGCGACGATTTCCTCTTCAATCCGTTTCACGATGGACGGCAGTCCGTCGGTCGCCTGTTTTACCGGAGAAATGATGTCGCGCGTAACGGCTTCGGGCAAATCGTGAAACAGTGCGGAAAAGAAGTTATTGTAGCGGCGGGCGGCGCAAAATTCCGCGCCGGAGTTCCGTTCGAGCAGCAGCGTAACGACCGCAACGAAAAACGAATGGCCGAGCACACTTGTTTTGGGCACACGCGGCGTTTGATTCCAACGGGTTTGAAACCGAAGCTGCTCTATCATCATCAGAAAATCGTACGGCCGCTGCTTGGTAATCAGCAGCTGCAGCCCGCGCAAATCGAGATATTCTTCGATATCCCGATTCAGCTCCTTCGCAATATGCGCCAGCCGGAATTCTTCGTTTACCACGGAAAGCATTTCAAATTCGCGCATGGTCGAAAACTTGTGTGCGGCGCGAAACACACGCATCGTGCGCCCTTGCACGGTTCCGGCAGCAGGTTCCGTACCCGTCACGTATTCTTCAAACCGGCCGAACAGCTGCGGATCCGTCAGAATACACCGATACTGCTCTACGACCCATTCGTTCAATTTCCGGTATTCCTCCGGATATTCGCGGCGGATCATCCGCTGCACCGGCGACTTTATGTCACACAACGCAATTTTTCGCAGCAAATCGAACAGCGCCGCGTGTATCATCCAGTCCCAATCGACGCAATTGCCGCGCATTTCTTCAAATTTGCCGATGATATAGGCCAAAACCATTTTTTCCGCAGCTTTGTCCATTTCTATCAATTCGAGCGGGCGAACCAGATCGTTCCATCGCTCTATTGAAAATCCTTCAAATATTTTGAGTGCGAGTTTTTTGGTGAGCAAAACCGAGCCTCCGAAGCGATTATCTGACGATCGAATTGAACAGCTGCTGCGTGAGCAGTCCCCAGCCGTCGATCAGCACGAACAACATCAATTTAAACGGCATGGATATCTGCACGGGCGGAAGCATGATCATACCCATGGACATCAGCACGCTCGCGACGACCATATCGATAACGATAAACGGTATATATAGCAGTAC
This sequence is a window from Treponema brennaborense DSM 12168. Protein-coding genes within it:
- a CDS encoding sigma-70 family RNA polymerase sigma factor, coding for MGRTVVDPDPLSLYLKQISRYKLLSVQEEQATAAAIQEHKSRIRQLKSGLLEPAENSPAYEEIDRLERDLLVLKNKMIQANLRLVVSIAKRYQHRGLGLLDLIDEGNIGLIEAVDRFEPARNCRFSTYGIWWIRQAIIKSLADKGRVIRVPVHMLNTINKCFFMAKLLTQEYGREPTTAELARFLCVTNEKVEDYIRLSQEMSSLETNVDDDNSTRLGDLLTDENGEAPIERVFAAALTDTVNLVLNQLSEREMSIIRLRYGLDGKAPRTLTETGNVLGITRERVRQIQEKTLKKLREREELIAFNDYR
- a CDS encoding HD domain-containing protein; its protein translation is MLTKKLALKIFEGFSIERWNDLVRPLELIEMDKAAEKMVLAYIIGKFEEMRGNCVDWDWMIHAALFDLLRKIALCDIKSPVQRMIRREYPEEYRKLNEWVVEQYRCILTDPQLFGRFEEYVTGTEPAAGTVQGRTMRVFRAAHKFSTMREFEMLSVVNEEFRLAHIAKELNRDIEEYLDLRGLQLLITKQRPYDFLMMIEQLRFQTRWNQTPRVPKTSVLGHSFFVAVVTLLLERNSGAEFCAARRYNNFFSALFHDLPEAVTRDIISPVKQATDGLPSIVKRIEEEIVAKELEPLMDPFFKDELLYFTSDEFANRICVPRADTLFAADLPPAITGMPVGSTQFVSFEDLNTLYNSPEFLPVDGKLVRVADHIAAFLEADSSIAHGTTSSHLRDGRSNLLKLYQVGNPVSGVDVAAFFAEFL
- a CDS encoding 3'-5' exonuclease, coding for MQQSNIISDCGKLSRLFADGTVFTAFDTETTGLKPEYERLIEIGAIRFDKNGIIARYDILINPGKPIPPGASAINNITDDMVRNCPLIESVLPDFLTFVRDSVLVAHNAGFDLSFVNKELERSGFNPLKNNAADTVHLARSRFPQLPNHKLQSLAAYFGIDVRNAHRAEDDARVCMEVFLRCLNAG
- a CDS encoding M23 family metallopeptidase, with product MNKLLRCIVIFICLFSARTFGATSHTVAKGETLYSISRTYRVSVAELCAANNIKQTELLKAGQKLIIPDEAGATAPSRSAAANPIGAEPAAEPYTVQKGDTFYGIARKNGISVDDLLELNGLSASDTLKVGQIVKIPVPAESLPPSLPVPALELSDPRSYSGKKGDSSLVWPVSNPEVAYVTGKISGVQLSAASNEKVTAVRSGSVMFSGMYRGFGKVVFVQSQTGHVYVYTGLSSLSVRKSDYVTFGDELGTVGVDALSGKPQLTFMVFQNGQPIDPAKAPRG